From one Lolium rigidum isolate FL_2022 chromosome 4, APGP_CSIRO_Lrig_0.1, whole genome shotgun sequence genomic stretch:
- the LOC124705474 gene encoding uncharacterized protein LOC124705474, protein MRKQNQKAYLSRLRSSRGQTTLQSFLFKPRVADGELNPPPPPPPPEDEDETPNSPPAPPKREIVRVTNKTIKEKASAFSSVGSSAKNGGGREAGDASALNAAVFRRFNGSTPPAARPECSADDDGGSGSGVRLDVEDIAAGSRRLNSRKRKSPLGACAFLAHLMLLHVVVLGDDPKPRPPPSTRRGRPAGRGRGDNGLYNHYASGGGLWQGEQEGVDGEEVGWTEDMWEGMGSISLGGMEWH, encoded by the exons ATGAGGAAGCAGAATCAGAAGGCATACCTGAGCAGACTCCGGTCGTCCCGCGGCCAAACCACCCTGCAATCTTTCCTCTTCAAGCCCag AGTTGCGGATGGGGAACtgaatccgccgccgccgccgccaccgccggaggaTGAGGACGAGACCCCGAACTCCCCGCCGGCACCACCGAAGCGGGAGATCGTCAGGGTCACCAACAAGACCATCAAG GAGAAGGCGAGCGCGTTCTCCTCGGTGGGCTCCTCGGCGAAGAACGGGGGCGGCCGCGAGGCCGGCGACGCGAGCGCCCTGAACGCGGCGGTGTTCAGGCGGTTCAACGGCTCGACACCCCCAGCGGCGAGACCGGAATGCTCCGCGGACGACGACGGCGGAAGCGGCAGCGGCGTCCGGCTCGACGTCGAGGACATCGCGGCAGGCAGCCGCCGCCTGAATTCAAGGAAGCGGAAGAGCCCCCTCGGTGCGTGCGCCTTCCTCGCTCACTTGATGCTGCTA CACGTGGTGGTGCTCGGCGACGACCCGAAGCCgaggccgccgccgtcgacgaggAGGGGGAGGCCCGCCGGCCGTGGCCGGGGCGACAACGGCCTATACAACCACT ACGCGAGCGGCGGCGGGCTGTGGCAGGGCGAGCAGGAGGGCGTCGACGGCGAGGAGGTGGGCTGGACCGAAGACATGTGGGAAGGCATGGGATCCATCAGCCTCGGAGGCATGGAGTGGCACTAG